The Stenotrophomonas sp. ASS1 genome segment CGGGTGCTCAGTCAGCGCTCTGCACGAACGGCTGCCCTGCCAGGGTAGTGCCCAGCCGCACCGCGATCTGTTGACCGTCCTTTTCGAAGGTCGTCGCACACTGCTTTCCGTCCTTCTGGCATCCGACTTCCGGAAAGCCCTCCAGCGACTCCGGCGCGCCCTGCGCAGGTTTCGCCTGCCAGCCTGCAGCATCCAGCAGGCGCTTGGCCTTGGCGTAAGGCATGCCGGCGACAATGCCCAATTGCATCAGCTCAGCAGGAAACGACTGAGCATATGCCGTTGAAACCAGGGCCAACGACAACGTTGCAGCAAGGAGAATGGCTTTCATTGCACCGACCTGGAACGAGCGATCAGGTTCAGCCTAGACCATTTGCGTGGCATGCGAATGTGCCGGTAACACGTCGTTACCGAGTCTCCACAGTTGATTGCAGAGCATCCATGGATGATCAATCTGCCGTTTCCTAGCGCAGGGTTCCACAACGCAGCGCCTCCAAGGCAAGGTCGCCGCGTAATCTGTTCTGAAACCAAGCGATCTTGAAGCGTTCGCGTGTGGGTTCTCCCGCAGGTAGCAGCCCCATCAATGCATCGCTCAACGCCGGACGCCACTCTTCCTGAGCACCTTCCAGAACCTGCTGATCGAAGTCCGCCGACGACAGGCGCTTCCAAGGCAGCATCATCGTGTGCTGGGAGGTGGACACCAAGACGGTATCCGGGTGGCCCAGCCGGGATACGACCACGGTCATGATGGGATAGTCATCGGTCCGGAGACTGTTGAAGTGCTCTGCAACGCGCTCCTGCAAACCCTGCCCGGCCAGAGCTTGCCGTGCCCAGGCCTGCTGCTGGGCAAACGAACATCTGGCCGGCGGCATGCTGCGCAGCTCCGGATCCAGCTTGAGTATCGCGGGCCGGTCCAGCTGCGAAGTGATCAGATCCACCGTGGCGTCCCTGGTCAACGGTGCTGCCCGCAGCGCGGCCTCGAACGCTGACAGCGCCCCGAACGGCAGAAGCTCCGGCAAACGCGGCTGGACGTCGGGCGCATCAACCACCTGTACACGGGTGGTCAAGCCATAGGCATCGCGCCGGATGACCCAGCGCTCAGATACAGAACCCCAACCAGACCAGTCGTACGTCACGTGCACGCTCATCGGGGGCTGCACCGCCATTGCCACGGGAGAAACCAACAACGTGGCCAGTACCAACATCCATGCCTTCATGAGACTTTCCTATCTCTGTCGAACAGCAGCCGAGCATGGCGCGGCTCTACAGGATGCAGGAAGGCCGCCCGAAGGCGGCCTCGTGCAAAGCAGTCGAGCTCGCTCGACGCTACTTGGCGTTCTTCACGTAGGTGTCGAACCAGTTCAGCATCTCCGACACCAGCTGCTCGTTGGACTCCAGCGCGGTGTACCAGTGCGGTTCGTTCGGCAGCATCACCAGGCGGGTGGTACCGCCGTTGCCACGAATGGCCTGGTACAGCTTGCGCGACTGGAACGGTTCGGTGCCCGGGTTGGCATCGTCCTCACCGTGCACCAGCAGCAGCGGCAGCTTGATCTTGTCGGCATAGAAGAACGGCGAGGCCTTCAGGTACACGTCCTGCGCCTGCCATACCGAGCGACGCTCGTTCTGGAAGCCGAACGGGGTAAAGGTCTTGTTGTACGAACCGCTGGTCGCCACACCGGCCTTGAACAGGTTGGTGTGCGCGATCAGGTTGGCGGTCATCAGGCCGCCATGGCTGTGACCGGTCACGCCGATGCGGTTGCGGTCGACCACGCCCATGTCCACGGCCTTGTCCACCGCTGCCTTGGCGTCGGCTTCCAGCTGCTCCAGGTAGGTGTCGTAGGCGTTCTTCGGGTCGCCCACGATCGGGAACGAGGCGTTGTCGATGATCGCGTAGCCGGCCAGCAGCATCAGGCGGTACGGCTGCAGACGGGTGAAGGTCTGCTGCGAACCGGACACCTGGCCGGCCTGCGCAGCATTGGCGAAGTCGGCCGGGTATGCGTACAGGATCGCCGGCACGCGCTGGCCTTCCTTGTAGCCCGGCGGCGTATACAGGGTGAACGACAGGTCCACGCCGTCGGCACGCTTGTAGGTCACCAGCTGCTTCTTGATCTGGCGCACTTCCGGGGTCGGGTCGACCAGCTTGGTCAGCGCGGTCGTGGTCGACGCGAACTGCGCCTCGCCGGCCTTCGCATCGGCCACTGCCTCCCCCTGCTGGCGGATGAAGGCGTTCGGCGGATCGATCACCGACTGGTGCCAGGTCAGGTAGCGCCCCTGCGTGTTGCTGAAGCCGAGGAACTGTTCGTAGGCGTCGGCACTGCTACGGAACAGGCGCTCGCTCTTCAGCGTGCCCAGGTCCAGGCGGTCGAGGAACGGACGATCGCCCTGCGGCGAGGCGCCACGGCCGCTGAGGAACACGTGGTTGCCCTCACGGCGCACGACCTGCGCACCATTCGGCAGACGGGTGAACACCAGGTTGCCGGGGTTGGCGTACAGCTCGTCGCTGGACATGTCCCACAGCAGGCGGCCTTCCTTCTTCGGCTGGTCCACATCGACGATGCGGGTCTGCATCCAGTGGCGGTTCTCGTCGTTCTCGTACTGGAAGGCTACGGCCGGATCGGCGGTCCACGCGAAGCCCTCGAATCGCTGCGCGGTACGGGTGATCTCGGTCGGCTTGCCGTTGAACGGGGCCTTCAGCATCAGCACGCGGTCACGGTGCGGCACGCTGACCTTCCAGTCGCCCTTGTCCAGCGCTTCGGCATAGACCAGGGTCGCCGGATCGGTGGCTCGCCAGTCGAAACCGCGCGGGCCTTCCGGTACGCCGTGCACCGGCACGCGATCCGCCAGCGGCAGGCTGGCGATCGGCGTGCTACGGCCATTGCTCACGTCCAGTACGGCCACGTCGTTGGCGAAGCGCTGGTAGGTCACCGCATGTGAGTACGGCGCCTTGATCGATTCGGTCAGCACGTGCACGCCATCGGGCGCGGCGCTGACCTCGTTGAACAGCGCAGGCTGCCCCACCGGGCGCACGCTGCCCGCGGCGGTATCGACCACGGCCAGCTGCGAAGCGCCGTAGTAGGCGAACAGCTTTTCATCATGCACGCTGGTCAGCGTGTCGCGGGCTTCGTAGGTGCTGCTCTCGCCACTGCTGCCCAGCGATTCCTGCGCATCCGGACCGGTCGGCACGCCACCGTTGGACGGCGCCGGACCCTGATTGGCCGGCACCAGTTTCACCAGCAGGTTCTGGCTGCCACCCAGCCACTGCACGGTGTAGCCGAAGATCGGATTCAGCTGCACGTTCGGCACCTGCTTCACCTGGCCGGTGGCCGCATCGCCCACCCACAGCTGCACGCTGGTATCGACCGCATTCTGGAAGGCGAAGTGGCTGCCATCGGCCGACCACAGCGCGCCGGTGGCGCAGCCCTGCGGCAGGTTGACCTTGGTCTCCTTGCCGCTGCCGATATCGACCAGGGTGAAGTCGGCCACGCAGGCCGGAATACCGTAGCCGCCGGGGGTGTCATGCCGACTGCGGTTCTTCGGCTCCAGGCGCACGCCGGCCAGCTTCAGGTACGGCTGGGCGACGCGGCTGATCGACGGGTAGGTCTGCGCGGTGGTCAGCAGCAGGCGCTGGCCGCCCGGGGCCACGTTCGGTGCTGGCGGCGGCGGTGCCTTCAGCACCTTGAGCAGGTGCTCCGGCGGCTTCGCGTAATCGGCAAGCGCCGGGCCAGCGGCCAGCAGGCCGACGGTGGCAACGGCAACGGCCGCTGCCAGAGAGGTTCGACGGATCAGCATCCTTATCCCCTGGGGTGTGAATGGGTACCCGGAATCGGGCATGGCCCCGAATCTAGCACCGCAGGGGTTGTCGTGAATGGGCCGGAAGGGCTAGTGGCCGGATGGGGCAAAGTGCAGCTCCGGCAGGTGCCGGGGAGCTGCCGGCACCTGCCAGGCATGGCCTGGCACTACTGCTGGGCGTGCAGGTCCCAGGCGGTGAGATAGTCCGGGTCGACCACGATCATGCCGCTGTTGCTCATCCGGTACTCGCCCGGCTGGGCCGGCAGGTACTGGTCGAGCATCGGCGGCAGGTAACGCTCGTGGCCATCATTCTCGTCGGCCAGCACCACGCCTTCATCGGCACTGATGCGCAGCACCGTTCCCGCGTACTGCTCCAGTCCCTGCACCTGGCCGTCGCCGCCGTAGCGGGTCACCCCGACCAGCACCAGTTTTCCGATCATTTCCTCGACCTTGGCATCGTCCAGGGCCGGCAGCATTCGTTCGTATTGGTCGCTCATCGGTGCACCTCCAAAGCCTGCAGGATCATCATGGACAAGCCAGCCTCCGCGCTGCGAAGGCCATCGGGCAACGCAGAGGACAATCTGGCGGGCGTATGTCTGTATTGCAGGGCCGGCAAGAGCATGCCGGGACCGCATCGGGTGAACAGTGGCAGATGCTGTGGGTGGCGGCCATCCGTGCCGGCAAAGTGGCCGTATCAGACCAGGGTCAACACCACGCGTTGCATTGCATGCAGGTTAAAGCGTGACAGCTGCGCAGTTGTTGCATGACGGCCTCCTGTTGAAGGTCACACGCGAAGTTGATGCTCCATGGACCCGATGCTGACATCGCGCGCGGAATGGTCAAGTGAAGAATGCGCACCCGTTCACCTTTTGTAACGCATTCGGATGCCTCGATTACGCTTAACCTCTGCTTCATCCGGCTGGCCCTAGGGTCAGCCTTCAATCTGCAAGGAACGCACATGCCCCGGTACGCATTCATACGACCGTGGACGCTCGCACTTTCAGCGGCCGCGCTCTGCGCCTGCGCACATGCCGCCGACCGCACGCCGACTTCTCAAGGAACCGACACCATGGCCCCCGCCGTATCCGAGACCACTTCGCCCTCCCCGCTCAATGCCGAGCAGTTGCTGCTGCGCCTGCTGGACCTGATCAAGGTCACGACCTCCACCCGCGAGCTCACCGCTGAGCGCCTGTCCGCAGCGATGCAGGCGCCGGCGCAGGTCTTCGGCCCCGGCCACTTCGGCTATGGCGGCACGCTGACACCGGAATGGGGCTATGGACTGGAAGTGCAGCGGGCCGGCACTGCCGACGCGCGGCTGGATCTGAACTTCATGGACACAAGCAGCGATCGCAAGGCCTCGGCTGCGGCGATCTGCCAGGTCGACTTCAACCACTTCGCTTCGGCACTGGATGCCGCCGGCTTCAAGCGCGAGACGGTGCGCGGCGAACACGGCCGAGTGATCTACGACCGCTTCGATCGACCACAGCTGAGCATCAAGGTCGACACGATGCCCGAGAACCCCCACGCCCTCGGCGACGCCACGCATGCCTGCGTGCGTCTTGTCACCGTGCAGTAAGGGGAGCCATCAATGACGATCCTTTCCGCAGAAACGGAACGCCTGCTGGGCGAATTCGCTGGCAAGACCGACGTCACCAGCGACCAGGTCGACAACCTGCGCAGCGTCATCGCGGGCTCGCCCGTGCTGGCAAAGCAGGTGGACGCCGCCATCGCGGCAGGCCACCTGGAACGCTTCGAACTATTGCCCGCTACAAGCAACGCGGGTGGCACCTACGAGACCGGCACGAAATCCATCAACCTGCCCGCCAGCAGCTTGTCGACCCCGTCGGCCCCGGACAGGTTCGACGCGGCTGAGGTTGCCTTTGTGCTCGGTCACGAGATCCAGCACGGCTTCAACGATGCTGATGTCGAGCGCGCCTACGTGCAGTTCGAAGCCGACGTGGAGCAGGTCGCGGGCCGTACAACGAGCCATGATTACACCGAGGCGATCGGCACCCTGCTCGCGGCCAACCGCCGCGATGAGGCTTCTTCGAACATCGCAGGCTGGAATGCGCTGGTCAGCCAGGTACGTGCCAACAACCCGGACGCCACCCTGCGCGACCTGTACGAAGCCAGCACCCGCTCGACAGATGTCATCCAGTCGCGACCCGGCCCGCCGATCACCTATGCCCCGCACCCGGAGCTGACCCTCAATGCGGACCTGACCATCTCCCCCACCGCAGCCAACATCGAGGGAATGGCCAGGCACTATTACGATCAGGGCGTCAGCACCGGCCTCGGCCATCATGGGAATTCGGACTACCAGAATTTCTACGGCGCCCTGGCGATCGGACTGGCCAGCGAATTCGAGGCCGCGAATCCAGCGCCCGATGGCGTCAGCCGGATGGAAGTGAACATGAAGAAGCTGGGCCTGGACGAGCGCCTGCTGGAGCAGAACGGGCTCAACCTCGGCGAGGGCTCGCCCCCGCGCCAGCCCTACTTCGATACCAGTACCTCGCCGTCGACGCTGCATTACTTCGACCACACTGAGGGCACGCATACGCATGTGCCGATCACCACACAGCATGCGGTGGAGGGCGATGGCTTACCGACGCTGCTTGCGGAAGGCCGTGACCGTTCGCTGCACGAGCAGATCCGCGGCAAGGTAGCTGAGCTGGATGCTGCCAACGGACGCAGTTTCGATGCGTCCAGCGAGCGCCTGAGTGCCAGCCTGCTGGTGCTGGCCCGCGAAAACGGGCTGGACCGGGTCGACCATGTGGTGCTCAGCCGCCAGACCGAGGGTGTGGGCGCGGCACAGAACATCTTTGTGGTGAAGGGGCCGCTGGATGATCCGGCCTCGCTGCGCGCCTCATCACCCACTGCCGAGGCCGCCCAGCGCCCTGTGCAGGACAGCCTGGATACGCTTGCCGTGGTCAACCAGCGGCAGGCCGATCAGGCCACGCAGGAACAGGTCCGCGTGCAGGAGCAGCAGCGCGGCGCGCTGACGCACTGACGGGGAACGACATGGAGCCGCCGGGACGCGCCCGGCGCTCCCTTGGCGGCACCCACGCTAGAATGCGCGCATGCGCACCGTACATGCCCTCCGCTACATCACCCCCTTGCGGGAAGGTGGCTCCCTGCCGGCCGTGGTCGAGACCGACGACGACGGCATGGCCGTGCTGAAGTTCCGTGGCGCCGGCCAGGGCCCGAAGGCGCTGATCGCCGAGCTGATCGCTGGCGAAATGGCGCGCACGCTGGGCCTGCCGATTCCGGAGATCCTGTTCGTGGAGCTGGACCGCGAGTTCGCCCGCACCGAGCCCGACCCGGAGATCCAGGAACTGATACGCGCCAGTGAAGGTTTGAACCTGGGCCTGGACTACCTCCCCGGTGCGATCAACTACGACCCGGCGGCGATGCCGGTGGATGCCGACCTGGCATCGCGCATCGTCTGGTTCGATGCGTTCACCAGCAATGTCGATCGCACCACGCGCAACCCCAACCTGATGGTGTGGCATCGAAAGCTGTACCTGATCGACCACGGTGCGGCCATGTATTTCCATCACGACTGGGCCAACGCCGGCGATGCCTGCGAAAAGCCATTCGTGCTGATCCGCGACCATGTGCTGCTGTCGTTCGCCAGCCACATCGCCGAGGTGGATGCCGAGCTGGCCGCGCGCCTGACCGATGCCGAGATCGAGCGCATCGTCGGCCTGGTGCCGGACAGCTGGCTGGTGAATGAGCCGGCGTTCGACAGCCCACAGGCCTATCGCCAAGGCTATATCGACTATCTCAAGCAGCGCCTGAAAGTGCGTGCGGTGTTCGTGCAGGAGGCCATCCGTGCCCACGCTGCACACGTATGACTATGCGGTCATCCGCGTGGTACCGCGGGTGGAGCGCGAGGAATTCATCAACGTCGGGGTGATCGTCTCCTGTCCCGGTGCGCGTCATCTGGAAGCGGCCATCGAGATCGATCCGGCACGCCTGCACGCCTTCGCGCCAGCGCTGGACCAGGAGGCGCTGCAGCCATGGCTGGATGCGATCGTGGCGATCTGCCGCGGCGATGCCAGCGCCGGGCCGATCGCGCAGCTGCCGGCGCGCGCGCGCTTCCATTTCCTCACCGCCAAGCGTAGTTCGGTCGTGCAGATGTCGAGCACGCATGTGGGCCGCACGGCCGATCCGGCGGGTGTGGTGGAACACTTGATGACGAAGATGGTGCGGGTGCCGCGCTGACGCGCCCGTCTCTCACTTCCTGGCGCGCGCCCTGTGCCAGGCAATGAGCGCACAGGCTGCTGCAGCGGCAATCAACACCCACCCGGCTGCCGCTTGTCCATGCAGGTAGCCTTGTGCATACGCAGCACTGGCACCTTCGCTGGCCATGGCCGGAGCACCCTTGAGTATCACGTGCACCCCACGCAGCAGCAGCACCATGCTGGCGACCAGACACACCACGGGAAGGAGTCGGCTCATGGCCCGATTCTGGTCCGCCACCTGCCCCAGCGTCAACATCGCTGTGGCATAGTCGCTCGGGACTACAGCGGCACTCTTCGCGCGATGTAGTTGACCACATTGCCGATCGCATCCGGGTCGACATTGGCCAGCCCAACGATCACATAGCCCTGCGCGGGTAGCACCACGATGGCACTGTTCGATCCGGGCGCACCGCCTTCGTGGCCGTACTGATGCTCCCTGCCCTCGCCCTGCACCACGAAGCCGAACCCGTACCAGCCCTTGTGGTTCTGCGCCGTGGTGGCCTGCTGCAGCAATGCAGGTGAGACCAGCTTTCCGCTGCGCAGCGCCTCGGCGAACTTCACCATGTCGCTCACCGTGCTGTAGCCACCACCGGCTGACATGCCGCGCCAGGGCAGCGACTTCGTTTCACGCACCCATTGCCCATCCTGCTTCGTATAGGCGACCGCACGCTGTGGCACCGTCACTGTTTCCGGTTCGAAGCCGGTGCCGGTCATGCCTGCCGGGCGCAGGATGTGTTGCTCCACATAGGCGTAGTACGACTGCCCGGAGACGGCCTCGATGATCCGCCCTAGCACGATGAAGCCATAGTTCGAGTAGCTGTCCTGGCTGCCGGGCGTGAACTGCGGTGCATCCTTGGCAAAACGCTGCACATAGTCATCCAGCGTCTTCAGCGACGCGGAATACTGCTCGAAATCGTCGCCGAAGAAATCACCCAGGCCACTGGTATGGGTCAGCAGCTGGCGAACCGTCACGCTGTTGGCAACGGCCTTGTTCGGATAGTCCGGCAGGTGCTTGCCGATCGTGTCATCGAGACTGAGTTTGCCCTCCTGCACCCGCTGCAGTATGGCCACTGCGGTGAACATCTTGTTGGAGGACGCAAGGCGGAACTGCGTATCCACGCCCACTGGAATGCCAGCGGTGCGATCGGCATTGCCACCGCGCCAGTCCAGCAGCACCTTGCCGTTCCGTGCCACCTGCAACGCACCCGACAGCGCGTCCTGGGCCCGCAGCGCCTCCAGCCTTGCTGTGGCATCGGCCATCAGGGCAGGCAAAGCAATCCTCTCCGGCTTGAACTTGTCCGGCGTTTCAGTGCCTTCGATCTGGAACTGCTTCAGGTGCGCCGGATTGTCCGGGTCCATGCTGGCCGTCACCCACATCGCGCGCTCGTTCAGCTGGCCCATCACCAGCACCTTCGCGTGACCGGGCGCGCTCTGGCGTGTTTCCAGCACACTCAGCGGGCCGGTGCTCTCGCGGAACTCGAGATAGTCCTTGGGGCTGCTGCCTTCCTTCTTCGCATAGGTATCAGCGAACGCCTGCAGTTGCTCGAGGCTGCCAGCGTTGAAGGCCACCAGCCAGTCATCGATGGC includes the following:
- a CDS encoding serine hydrolase domain-containing protein, whose product is MRVVGRLFLCNALACWVLMVTPVFPAIGATSSERAHPRAQDAIDDWLVAFNAGSLEQLQAFADTYAKKEGSSPKDYLEFRESTGPLSVLETRQSAPGHAKVLVMGQLNERAMWVTASMDPDNPAHLKQFQIEGTETPDKFKPERIALPALMADATARLEALRAQDALSGALQVARNGKVLLDWRGGNADRTAGIPVGVDTQFRLASSNKMFTAVAILQRVQEGKLSLDDTIGKHLPDYPNKAVANSVTVRQLLTHTSGLGDFFGDDFEQYSASLKTLDDYVQRFAKDAPQFTPGSQDSYSNYGFIVLGRIIEAVSGQSYYAYVEQHILRPAGMTGTGFEPETVTVPQRAVAYTKQDGQWVRETKSLPWRGMSAGGGYSTVSDMVKFAEALRSGKLVSPALLQQATTAQNHKGWYGFGFVVQGEGREHQYGHEGGAPGSNSAIVVLPAQGYVIVGLANVDPDAIGNVVNYIARRVPL
- a CDS encoding prolyl oligopeptidase family serine peptidase, producing MLIRRTSLAAAVAVATVGLLAAGPALADYAKPPEHLLKVLKAPPPPAPNVAPGGQRLLLTTAQTYPSISRVAQPYLKLAGVRLEPKNRSRHDTPGGYGIPACVADFTLVDIGSGKETKVNLPQGCATGALWSADGSHFAFQNAVDTSVQLWVGDAATGQVKQVPNVQLNPIFGYTVQWLGGSQNLLVKLVPANQGPAPSNGGVPTGPDAQESLGSSGESSTYEARDTLTSVHDEKLFAYYGASQLAVVDTAAGSVRPVGQPALFNEVSAAPDGVHVLTESIKAPYSHAVTYQRFANDVAVLDVSNGRSTPIASLPLADRVPVHGVPEGPRGFDWRATDPATLVYAEALDKGDWKVSVPHRDRVLMLKAPFNGKPTEITRTAQRFEGFAWTADPAVAFQYENDENRHWMQTRIVDVDQPKKEGRLLWDMSSDELYANPGNLVFTRLPNGAQVVRREGNHVFLSGRGASPQGDRPFLDRLDLGTLKSERLFRSSADAYEQFLGFSNTQGRYLTWHQSVIDPPNAFIRQQGEAVADAKAGEAQFASTTTALTKLVDPTPEVRQIKKQLVTYKRADGVDLSFTLYTPPGYKEGQRVPAILYAYPADFANAAQAGQVSGSQQTFTRLQPYRLMLLAGYAIIDNASFPIVGDPKNAYDTYLEQLEADAKAAVDKAVDMGVVDRNRIGVTGHSHGGLMTANLIAHTNLFKAGVATSGSYNKTFTPFGFQNERRSVWQAQDVYLKASPFFYADKIKLPLLLVHGEDDANPGTEPFQSRKLYQAIRGNGGTTRLVMLPNEPHWYTALESNEQLVSEMLNWFDTYVKNAK
- a CDS encoding XVIPCD domain-containing protein, with the protein product MTILSAETERLLGEFAGKTDVTSDQVDNLRSVIAGSPVLAKQVDAAIAAGHLERFELLPATSNAGGTYETGTKSINLPASSLSTPSAPDRFDAAEVAFVLGHEIQHGFNDADVERAYVQFEADVEQVAGRTTSHDYTEAIGTLLAANRRDEASSNIAGWNALVSQVRANNPDATLRDLYEASTRSTDVIQSRPGPPITYAPHPELTLNADLTISPTAANIEGMARHYYDQGVSTGLGHHGNSDYQNFYGALAIGLASEFEAANPAPDGVSRMEVNMKKLGLDERLLEQNGLNLGEGSPPRQPYFDTSTSPSTLHYFDHTEGTHTHVPITTQHAVEGDGLPTLLAEGRDRSLHEQIRGKVAELDAANGRSFDASSERLSASLLVLARENGLDRVDHVVLSRQTEGVGAAQNIFVVKGPLDDPASLRASSPTAEAAQRPVQDSLDTLAVVNQRQADQATQEQVRVQEQQRGALTH
- a CDS encoding DUF3037 domain-containing protein, coding for MPTLHTYDYAVIRVVPRVEREEFINVGVIVSCPGARHLEAAIEIDPARLHAFAPALDQEALQPWLDAIVAICRGDASAGPIAQLPARARFHFLTAKRSSVVQMSSTHVGRTADPAGVVEHLMTKMVRVPR
- a CDS encoding HipA family kinase; this encodes MRTVHALRYITPLREGGSLPAVVETDDDGMAVLKFRGAGQGPKALIAELIAGEMARTLGLPIPEILFVELDREFARTEPDPEIQELIRASEGLNLGLDYLPGAINYDPAAMPVDADLASRIVWFDAFTSNVDRTTRNPNLMVWHRKLYLIDHGAAMYFHHDWANAGDACEKPFVLIRDHVLLSFASHIAEVDAELAARLTDAEIERIVGLVPDSWLVNEPAFDSPQAYRQGYIDYLKQRLKVRAVFVQEAIRAHAAHV